The following proteins are co-located in the Apium graveolens cultivar Ventura chromosome 5, ASM990537v1, whole genome shotgun sequence genome:
- the LOC141724519 gene encoding pollen receptor-like kinase 3, translating into MAAVHCNFLCLFLMILSLTPLSHSISESEALLQFKASMTNARALDSWRPDTPPCPPQGTPWVGLSCANEQVRTISLFNMGLAGKIDTKPLEQLQGLRFIIMANNSFTGPIPEFNRLAALKAFYISSNKFSGEIPSDYFANMKSLKKLWLANNDFSGKIPESLTQLPILRELRLENNRFSGPIPQLKQQSLVDLDLSNNKLEGEIPEPLLKFNATAFKNNTGVCSKKLGIKCTAPTPGNSNDANDPSDVMNPPGTPNSQSPPPEDDRSSPQAKWVVLGIVIILLTLTILFKAKRTDDKFSRTTKENSDEVVQVHIPSTKEKNLSSPSRNKNGGSANYSRRVGSSRGKTVNDIVMVNDEKGVFGLSDLMKAAAEVLGNGGLGSAYKAMMANGVSVVVKRLREMNQITKDTFDAEMRRLGALKHKNILTPLAYHFRKDEKLIVSEFVSRGSLLYLLHGDRGAAHSELNWPTRLKIIQEVARGMGYLHSEFPSYELPHGNLKSSNVLLNSNYEPLLSDYAMYPLLNKTPTVQNMFAFKSPESVLHHQVSPKSDVYCLGILILEILTGKFPSQYLNHQKGGTDVVQWVQTAVSERRVSELIDPEIAGASAASLEQMEKLLHIGDACTESDQGKRLDMKEAIRRIEEIQV; encoded by the exons ATGGCCGCTGTTCATTGCAACTTTCTTTGCCTCTTCCTGATGATCTTATCATTAACTCCTTTGTCTCATTCGATATCGGAATCAGAAGCTCTATTACAATTCAAGGCATCAATGACCAATGCAAGGGCTCTTGATTCTTGGAGACCAGATACACCACCTTGCCCTCCTCAAGGAACCCCTTGGGTTGGCCTCAGTTGTGCAAATGAACAAGTCAGAACTATTTCTCTTTTTAACATGGGGCTTGCAGGAAAAATTGACACTAAGCCATTGGAACAGCTACAAGGGCTTAGATTTATTATCATGGCCAACAATTCATTTACTGGTCCAATTCCTGAATTTAATCGTCTTGCTGCTCTAAAGGCTTTCTACATTTCTAGTAATAAATTTTCTGGGGAGATTCCTTCTGATTATTTTGCGAATATGAAATCTTTGAAGAAACTTTGGTTGGCAAATAATGATTTTTCCGGGAAAATTCCTGAGTCCCTTACACAGCTTCCAATTCTCAGGGAACTCCGCCTTGAAAACAACCGATTTTCAGGGCCAATCCCACAATTAAAACAACAATCGTTAGTTGATCTTGACTTGTCTAACAACAAGCTTGAAGGTGAAATCCCCGAGCCTCTGCTGAAATTCAATGCAACTGCTTTCAAGAACAATACTGGTGTCTGCAGTAAAAAACTGGGAATCAAATGCACCGCACCTACTCCTGGAAACTCAAATGATGCAAATGACCCTAGTGATGTAATGAATCCACCAGGTACACCAAATAGTCAATCTCCACCACCAGAAGATGACAGATCATCTCCACAAGCGAAATGGGTTGTTCTTGGAATTGTAATAATCCTTTTGACACTAACCATCCTTTTTAAGGCCAAGCGAACGGATGATAAATTCAGTCGGACGACAAAGGAGAATTCTGATGAGGTTGTGCAAGTACATATTCCAAGTACCAAGGAGAAAAATCTGAGTTCACCATCAAGAAACAAAAATGGAGGTTCAGCAAATTATTCCAGGCGAGTCGGATCAAGCCGAGGCAAAACAGTGAATGATATTGTGATGGTGAATGATGAAAAGGGAGTGTTTGGATTGTCTGACTTGATGAAGGCTGCGGCTGAGGTGCTGGGGAATGGAGGGTTGGGATCCGCTTACAAGGCAATGATGGCAAATGGAGTATCTGTCGTCGTAAAGAGGCTGAGGGAAATGAATCAGATCACTAAAGACACATTCGATGCAGAAATGAGGAGGCTTGGTGCACTAAAACACAAGAATATATTGACACCATTGGCATATCATTtcaggaaagatgagaagctaATTGTATCTGAATTTGTTTCTAGAGGCAGCTTGTTGTATCTTTTGCATG GTGACCGCGGGGCTGCTCATTCAGAGCTAAATTGGCCAACACGGTTAAAGATCATCCAAGAAGTAGCCAGAGGGATGGGCTACCTTCATTCTGAATTTCCATCATATGAACTTCCTCACGGAAATCTCAAGTCCAGCAATGTTCTTCTCAACTCAAACTATGAACCGCTTCTATCTGACTACGCAATGTATCCATTACTTAACAAAACTCCAACTGTACAAAACATGTTTGCTTTCAAATCTCCTGAATCAGTTTTACACCATCAAGTATCTCCAAAAAGTGATGTCTACTGTCTCGGAATCCTCATTCTTGAAATCCTTACTGGGAAATTCCCCTCTCAGTATCTTAACCACCAAAAAGGTGGCACTGATGTAGTTCAATGGGTACAAACAGCAGTGTCTGAAAGAAGAGTGTCCGAATTGATAGACCCTGAAATAGCTGGAGCCTCAGCAGCTTCACTTGAACAAATGGAGAAATTGTTGCACATTGGAGATGCTTGTACCGAAAGCGATCAAGGAAAAAGGCTAGACATGAAAGAAGCAATCAGGAGGATAGAAGAGATACAAGTGTAA
- the LOC141724520 gene encoding photosystem I chlorophyll a/b-binding protein 6, chloroplastic — protein MALAFVSNTAFSALRIRKVPSKCFTGKVVRFSVEARGGRSRTNATKGVSSVCEPLPPDRPVWFPGTSPPEWLDGSLPGDFGFDPLGLGSDPDLLKWFAQAELIHGRWAMLAVAGILIPDWLQSLGFIEKFSWYEAGSVKYFADPTTLFVVQLALMGWVEGRRWADIINPGCVDIEPKLPHKKNPKADVGYPGGLFFDPWMWGRGSPEPVMVLRTKEIKNGRLAMLAFLGFCFQAIYTGQSPLENLAAHIADPGHVNIFSAFTSQY, from the exons ATGGCATTAGCCTTTGTTTCCAATACTGCATTTTCGGCTCTCCGGATCAG GAAAGTACCAAGCAAATGTTTTACAGGAAAAGTTGTAAGATTTTCAGTAGAAGCAAGAGGAGGAAGAAGTCGTACGAATGCCACGAAAGGAGTTTCAAGTGTTTGTGAGCCACTTCCTCCGGATAGGCCTGTTTGGTTCCCTGGCACCTCCCCTCCTGAGTGGCTTGATGGCAG TCTTCCCGGAGATTTTGGCTTCGACCCTCTAGGATTAG GTTCGGATCCTGATCTGCTAAAATGGTTTGCACAAGCTGAGCTAATTCATGGTAGATGGGCAATGCTAGCAGTTGCTGGCATCCTCATACCGGATTGGCTTCAAAGCCTAGGCTTCATTGAGAAATTCTCCTGGTATGAAGCTGGTTCTGTTAAGTACTTTGCAGACCCAACAACCTTATTTGTGGTCCAATTAGCACTGATGGGCTGGGTCGAAGGGCGAAGATGGGCAGATATAATTAATCCAGGGTGTGTTGACATTGAGCCTAAACTACCACACAAGAAAAACCCAAAGGCTGATGTTGGTTACCCAGGTGGCTTATTCTTTGATCCTTGGATGTGGGGAAGAGGCTCTCCAGAGCCCGTGATGGTTTTGAGGACAAAAGAGATAAAAAATGGGAGACTTGCTATGCTTGCTTTTCTTGGTTTTTGTTTCCAAGCCATTTACACAGGACAAAGTCCCCTTGAAAACCTGGCAGCACATATCGCAGACCCTGGCCATGTCAATATCTTTTCG GCTTTTACATCCCAATACTGA